A genomic segment from [Flavobacterium] thermophilum encodes:
- a CDS encoding Transposase, translating to MDVRIRAIYESSYLNIISTIFKDLGLPQLIDRLVPVDPQCQTRASDVVGLLLLDILSGRQALVHLERWAHDIDLPKLIRPGLDPSWFNDDAIARHLDRLYEANIHQVLSSCLVQIYKKEGLPLRVFHADTTDKTVYGAYESDSSDGLHITYGYNRHHRWQKQIGFGLIGNEDGIPFYGDVHDGNAPDKTWNPEVLSRVHEQLREAKIEDEWIYVADSAAMTKDTLAQTKAANAFLITRGPSSLRIVKTALSEADAQPDSAWSAPFALAEKNGATYRVWETASTYEGQPVRLIVVESSALDQRKGKTLETERTKEAELLREEQARWERHPFSCREDAEQALASLKASLRPRFHRVEAVVEEIVRPKKRRGRPKKGAEPEMETLYTLRLSVEFNQDAWEQARRKASRFVLVTTVPKEWKGQPMDAQEILKLYKGQISVEMNFSFLKDPFFTDEIYVKKPERVAVLGYLFLLALAIYRVFQRRVRQFITPERPLKGAGGRKLTRPTGQAIFQLFWYVRVVLLELPDGQIQRRLGKPLTPDQRRILQGLGMDESIYL from the coding sequence ATGGACGTTCGAATTCGGGCGATTTATGAAAGTTCCTATTTGAATATAATAAGTACCATTTTCAAAGATCTTGGCCTCCCTCAGCTGATTGACCGGCTGGTTCCGGTGGATCCTCAATGCCAAACCCGAGCCAGTGATGTGGTCGGGCTGCTTCTCTTGGATATCTTGAGCGGCCGGCAAGCCCTCGTTCATTTGGAACGGTGGGCGCATGACATCGACTTGCCCAAGCTGATCCGGCCAGGATTGGATCCGTCTTGGTTCAACGACGATGCCATTGCTCGCCATTTGGACCGGCTGTATGAGGCCAATATCCATCAAGTCCTTTCGTCTTGCCTGGTGCAAATCTACAAGAAAGAAGGCCTCCCTCTCCGTGTCTTTCACGCGGATACGACGGACAAGACGGTTTACGGTGCGTATGAATCCGATTCGTCGGATGGGTTGCACATCACCTATGGCTATAACCGCCATCATCGCTGGCAAAAGCAGATCGGATTCGGCCTGATCGGCAACGAGGACGGCATCCCGTTTTACGGCGACGTGCACGACGGCAACGCGCCGGACAAAACGTGGAATCCCGAGGTGCTCTCCCGTGTCCATGAGCAGCTGAGGGAAGCGAAGATCGAAGACGAATGGATTTACGTGGCAGATTCCGCTGCGATGACGAAGGACACGCTGGCGCAAACGAAAGCCGCCAACGCCTTTTTGATCACGAGAGGGCCGTCGTCGCTCCGGATTGTCAAAACGGCGCTTTCGGAGGCGGATGCCCAACCCGATTCGGCGTGGAGCGCCCCCTTTGCGCTGGCCGAGAAAAACGGCGCCACGTACCGGGTATGGGAAACGGCCTCGACATATGAAGGCCAGCCCGTACGACTGATCGTCGTCGAATCGAGTGCGCTCGACCAGCGAAAAGGAAAGACGCTCGAAACAGAACGAACCAAAGAAGCGGAGCTTCTTCGCGAGGAACAAGCCCGTTGGGAGCGTCATCCTTTCTCTTGCCGGGAAGACGCCGAACAAGCCTTGGCCTCCTTGAAGGCATCCCTTCGTCCCCGGTTCCATCGAGTGGAGGCCGTCGTCGAAGAGATCGTGCGTCCGAAAAAACGGCGTGGACGGCCGAAAAAAGGGGCGGAACCGGAAATGGAGACGCTGTACACCCTTCGGCTGAGCGTGGAATTCAACCAAGACGCGTGGGAGCAGGCGAGACGGAAAGCGTCCCGGTTTGTTCTCGTCACGACCGTTCCGAAGGAATGGAAGGGCCAACCCATGGATGCCCAAGAGATCTTGAAGCTGTATAAAGGGCAGATCTCGGTGGAAATGAACTTCTCCTTCCTAAAAGATCCGTTCTTTACGGACGAAATTTACGTCAAAAAACCCGAACGAGTGGCGGTATTGGGCTATTTGTTTTTGCTGGCCTTGGCCATTTACCGCGTCTTCCAGCGCCGAGTGCGTCAGTTCATCACACCTGAACGCCCGTTAAAGGGCGCAGGAGGCCGGAAATTGACCCGGCCAACCGGACAAGCGATTTTTCAATTGTTTTGGTATGTCAGAGTCGTCCTGTTGGAACTGCCGGATGGGCAAATCCAACGCAGGCTGGGGAAACCGCTCACCCCTGATCAGCGAAGGATTCTGCAAGGATTAGGGATGGATGAGAGCATTTACTTGTAA
- the pcp_2 gene encoding Pyrrolidone-carboxylate peptidase: MHCLAYVAEIEPDAVISLGLAAGRTKITPERVAINCQDGGPDNRGIKVQDESIVEGGPAAYFSTLPIRQFVNALNERGYPAQISNTAGTYLCNHVMYSVLHKVSSENLSVQAGFVHLPASHELAIQRPTLPSWSYNDLRDAVVVMIEELT, encoded by the coding sequence TTGCATTGTTTAGCGTATGTAGCGGAAATTGAACCGGATGCCGTTATATCACTTGGCCTCGCCGCCGGCCGCACCAAAATTACTCCAGAGCGAGTGGCGATCAATTGTCAGGACGGAGGGCCCGATAACCGCGGGATAAAAGTACAAGATGAATCGATTGTCGAAGGCGGGCCAGCGGCATATTTCTCTACATTGCCAATTCGTCAATTTGTCAACGCACTGAATGAACGAGGCTATCCCGCCCAGATCTCCAATACCGCGGGAACGTATTTGTGCAATCATGTGATGTATTCTGTTCTGCATAAAGTAAGCAGTGAAAATTTGTCCGTTCAGGCCGGGTTTGTTCATCTCCCCGCTTCACACGAGCTTGCCATCCAACGTCCGACCTTGCCCAGTTGGTCCTACAATGATTTGCGGGATGCGGTGGTAGTAATGATTGAAGAGCTGACATAA
- the echA8_4 gene encoding Probable enoyl-CoA hydratase echA8, translating to METVVLTFDQNKAILELNRPQALNAMDVQMLHELVDALRKVKESDASVVVIRGRGRGFSAGGDIKTMLAVDDPNQFQTVMNTIREMIMLLYTMPKITVSLIHGPAAGLGFSFALASDYLIATKEARLAMNFIGIGLIPDGGGHFLLAQRVGTAKAKHIIWEGKPMSADEAQQLGLVDFVVENEEQAEPFIASLQEKPLQAMIATKMVYVEQTKEELLRVLELETDAQQRMRQTEDHREGVRAFLEKRKPVFGGGRNKAGGRLLF from the coding sequence ATGGAAACAGTTGTTTTGACATTTGACCAAAACAAAGCAATACTGGAACTCAATCGTCCGCAGGCACTCAATGCGATGGATGTACAAATGTTGCATGAGCTCGTCGACGCACTGCGGAAAGTCAAGGAAAGCGACGCTTCCGTTGTCGTCATTCGCGGCAGAGGAAGAGGATTTTCGGCTGGGGGCGACATTAAGACGATGCTCGCTGTCGATGATCCAAACCAGTTTCAGACGGTGATGAATACGATTCGGGAGATGATCATGCTCTTGTATACGATGCCGAAAATCACCGTTTCCCTCATCCATGGCCCTGCGGCTGGCCTTGGATTCAGCTTCGCCTTGGCAAGCGATTATCTTATCGCCACGAAAGAAGCGCGCCTGGCGATGAATTTCATCGGCATCGGCCTCATCCCTGATGGCGGCGGGCATTTTCTTTTGGCGCAGCGGGTCGGCACGGCGAAAGCGAAACACATCATCTGGGAAGGAAAACCGATGAGCGCCGACGAAGCGCAGCAGCTTGGGCTCGTTGACTTCGTTGTCGAAAACGAGGAGCAGGCCGAACCATTCATCGCTTCCTTGCAGGAAAAACCGCTTCAAGCCATGATCGCCACGAAAATGGTGTACGTCGAACAAACAAAAGAAGAGTTGCTTCGCGTGCTCGAACTCGAAACCGACGCCCAACAGCGCATGCGGCAAACCGAAGACCACCGCGAAGGCGTCCGTGCCTTTTTAGAAAAACGGAAGCCGGTGTTTGGGGGAGGTAGGAACAAAGCAGGGGGGCGGCTTCTGTTCTGA
- the gapN gene encoding NADP-dependent glyceraldehyde-3-phosphate dehydrogenase: MSIAVQKQKLYINGEWREAKSYTELKSPYSRETIAEIPVATEQEVDEAIAAAYAARQTMAAMPAHERAAILERVGEQLKARHEEAARLIALEAAKPITTAKGEVARTIQTYKFAAEEAKRIHGETLPLDAAPGGEHRIALTVREPIGIIGAITPFNFPMNLVAHKLGPAIASGNTVVLKPASQTPLSAYFIAELFEKAGLPKGALNVVTGSGRTVGDKIVTDPRISMITFTGSPEVGIAIRNKAGLKRVTLELGSNSAVIVDEQVDLDRIIPRCVFGAFTFQGQVCISLQRIYVHENRYDEFVEKFVTAAKQLKTGDPLDPNTDVSALITPNDVDRALSWIEEAKQGGANVVLGGERDGNILLPTVIVDAEPTMKVSCQEVFAPIVLINRVRSIDEAIELVNDSRYGLQAGIYTDNVHTAWKAAKQLHVGGVLINDIPTFRVDHMPYGGVKESGFGREGIRYAIEEMTELKLIIFNEN, from the coding sequence ATGTCAATCGCGGTGCAGAAACAGAAGCTATACATCAACGGCGAATGGCGGGAAGCCAAGTCGTACACGGAGCTGAAATCGCCATACTCACGCGAGACGATTGCCGAAATCCCTGTGGCCACCGAACAAGAAGTCGACGAAGCGATCGCGGCGGCGTACGCCGCGCGGCAAACGATGGCGGCTATGCCGGCGCATGAACGAGCCGCCATTTTAGAGCGGGTCGGCGAGCAGCTGAAAGCGCGGCATGAAGAAGCGGCAAGGTTGATCGCGCTGGAAGCAGCCAAACCGATCACCACGGCGAAAGGGGAAGTCGCCCGCACGATCCAAACGTACAAATTCGCCGCCGAAGAAGCGAAACGCATTCACGGGGAAACGCTGCCGCTTGACGCCGCGCCGGGCGGGGAACATCGCATCGCCTTGACGGTCCGCGAGCCGATCGGCATCATCGGGGCGATTACGCCGTTTAACTTCCCGATGAACTTGGTGGCCCATAAACTTGGCCCGGCCATCGCCTCGGGCAACACCGTTGTGTTGAAGCCAGCCAGCCAAACGCCGCTGTCCGCCTACTTTATTGCCGAACTGTTCGAAAAAGCCGGTTTGCCGAAAGGGGCGCTCAACGTCGTCACGGGAAGCGGCCGCACGGTCGGCGACAAAATCGTCACCGACCCGCGCATCAGCATGATCACCTTCACCGGCAGCCCGGAAGTCGGCATCGCGATCCGCAATAAAGCTGGCTTAAAGCGGGTGACGCTCGAGCTCGGCTCGAACTCGGCCGTGATCGTCGATGAACAGGTCGATCTTGACCGCATCATCCCGCGCTGCGTGTTCGGCGCGTTCACGTTCCAAGGACAGGTGTGCATTTCACTCCAGCGCATTTACGTGCATGAGAATCGTTATGACGAGTTCGTTGAGAAATTTGTCACGGCGGCCAAACAATTGAAGACGGGTGACCCGCTCGATCCGAATACCGATGTATCCGCCTTGATTACGCCAAACGATGTCGACCGGGCGCTCTCTTGGATCGAAGAGGCGAAACAAGGCGGCGCAAACGTCGTCCTCGGCGGCGAGCGCGACGGCAATATCTTGCTTCCGACGGTCATTGTGGACGCCGAACCGACGATGAAAGTGTCTTGCCAAGAAGTGTTCGCCCCGATCGTCTTGATCAACCGCGTCCGTTCGATCGATGAAGCCATTGAACTGGTCAATGACTCGCGCTACGGCTTGCAGGCGGGCATCTACACCGACAACGTCCATACCGCGTGGAAAGCGGCGAAACAACTGCACGTTGGCGGCGTGTTGATTAATGACATCCCGACGTTCCGCGTCGACCATATGCCGTACGGCGGCGTGAAAGAAAGTGGGTTTGGCCGTGAAGGCATTCGTTATGCGATTGAAGAAATGACGGAGTTGAAGTTGATTATTTTTAACGAAAACTAA
- the kynB_1 gene encoding Kynurenine formamidase: MNIKTLIDLTMPITAQTPVYPGDPKPKIEPAATFAQDGYHVSRLVLGSHSGTHVDAPFHFCEHGWRLDDVPLTYFLGRGIVIGATGKAEGEAVTMADAAPYIPKLSPGTIVLFHTGWSQYAGTKRYFRHPYVAPDVIEAMLERGVRTFFIDALNIDPPDGSSFRAHELILGANGVIGENFVNFEQIDFDDPYIIALPLSLPGCDGSPVRAVAVQWA, encoded by the coding sequence ATGAACATTAAAACACTCATCGACCTCACCATGCCGATCACGGCCCAAACTCCGGTGTACCCGGGGGATCCGAAGCCGAAAATCGAACCGGCAGCGACGTTCGCCCAAGACGGCTATCACGTCAGCCGCTTGGTGCTTGGGTCGCATAGCGGCACGCATGTGGATGCGCCGTTTCACTTTTGCGAACACGGTTGGCGGCTCGATGACGTGCCGCTCACGTATTTTCTTGGCCGCGGCATCGTGATCGGTGCCACCGGGAAAGCGGAAGGCGAAGCGGTGACGATGGCCGATGCCGCTCCGTATATCCCAAAGCTGTCGCCGGGAACCATTGTGTTGTTTCATACCGGCTGGTCGCAATACGCCGGAACAAAGCGGTATTTCCGCCATCCGTACGTCGCGCCGGATGTGATTGAAGCGATGCTGGAGCGAGGCGTGCGGACGTTTTTCATCGACGCGCTCAACATCGACCCGCCGGACGGCTCGTCGTTCCGCGCCCACGAACTTATTCTTGGCGCCAACGGGGTGATCGGAGAAAATTTCGTGAACTTCGAGCAAATCGATTTTGATGACCCGTATATTATTGCCCTCCCCCTTTCCTTGCCTGGCTGCGACGGTTCGCCCGTTCGGGCGGTGGCGGTGCAGTGGGCGTAA
- the maa gene encoding Maltose O-acetyltransferase: MKTEKEKMLAGHLYNPADLELVKERERARRLVRLYNETANAVVGGNPAKVIKWLK; the protein is encoded by the coding sequence ATGAAAACGGAAAAAGAAAAGATGTTGGCGGGACACTTGTACAACCCTGCCGATTTGGAGCTCGTCAAAGAACGGGAGCGGGCGCGGCGGCTCGTTCGTTTGTATAATGAAACCGCCAACGCGGTCGTTGGCGGAAACCCGGCGAAAGTGATCAAATGGCTCAAATAG
- the dsdA gene encoding D-serine dehydratase, which translates to MMTKNEIQKWVKEFPLLETIMAAEEVFWRNPKYHAFAQAIQTIPLRERDVKEAEERLRRFAPYIAKVFPETRPAYGIIESPLVRIPNMKQRLEKMFQTNIEGELLLKCDSHLPISGSIKARGGIYEVLKHAEDLALANGMITIGDDYAVMDSEEFRQFFSRYSLVVGSTGNLGLSIGIIGAKLGFRVTVHMSADAKQWKKDLLRSKGVTVIEHLTDYNQVVEEARRQSAEDPTSYFIDDENSIHLFLGYAVAAFRLKKQLEDMNITVDETHPLFVYLPCGVGGGPGGVTFGLKLVYGDHVHCFFAEPTHSPCMLLGLMTGEHDRVSVQDFGLDNKTEADGLAVGRPSRLVGNMLENVISGVYTVDDATLYRLLAAMVETEEIYLEPSALAGVAGPVRLFRDLAGQTYVEANGLKEKMKNAVHIGWATGGSMVLKDVMEAYYREGVRIETMTGNGFSEGR; encoded by the coding sequence ATGATGACCAAAAACGAAATCCAAAAGTGGGTAAAGGAATTCCCGCTGCTTGAAACGATCATGGCGGCCGAAGAGGTGTTTTGGCGCAATCCAAAATATCACGCGTTTGCGCAAGCCATTCAAACGATTCCTTTACGCGAGCGCGATGTCAAGGAGGCGGAAGAACGATTGCGCCGCTTTGCCCCCTACATCGCGAAAGTGTTTCCCGAGACGCGGCCGGCCTATGGCATCATTGAATCCCCTTTAGTCCGGATTCCGAACATGAAACAGCGTTTGGAAAAGATGTTTCAGACCAACATTGAGGGGGAGCTGTTGCTAAAATGCGACAGCCATCTTCCCATCTCCGGGTCGATCAAGGCGAGAGGGGGAATCTATGAGGTTCTGAAACATGCGGAAGACCTCGCGCTCGCCAACGGGATGATCACCATAGGAGACGACTATGCGGTCATGGACAGCGAAGAATTCCGGCAATTCTTTTCCCGCTATTCTCTGGTCGTTGGATCGACAGGGAATTTAGGCTTGAGCATCGGCATCATCGGGGCAAAGCTTGGGTTCCGCGTCACCGTTCATATGTCAGCCGATGCGAAACAATGGAAAAAAGACTTGTTGCGAAGCAAAGGGGTCACCGTCATCGAACATCTCACCGATTACAACCAGGTGGTGGAAGAGGCGCGAAGACAGTCCGCCGAGGATCCAACGTCGTATTTTATCGATGATGAGAACTCGATCCATCTGTTTTTAGGCTATGCGGTGGCGGCGTTTCGGCTGAAAAAGCAATTAGAGGACATGAACATCACGGTTGATGAAACCCATCCGCTCTTTGTGTATCTTCCTTGCGGCGTCGGCGGCGGTCCGGGCGGGGTGACGTTTGGGCTGAAGCTCGTGTACGGCGATCATGTGCATTGCTTTTTCGCTGAGCCGACGCATTCGCCTTGCATGCTGCTCGGCCTGATGACAGGAGAGCACGACCGCGTGTCGGTGCAAGATTTTGGCCTCGACAATAAGACCGAAGCGGACGGGCTGGCGGTGGGGCGGCCGTCGCGGCTGGTGGGGAACATGCTTGAGAACGTCATCAGCGGCGTCTATACGGTGGACGATGCGACGCTTTACCGCTTGCTCGCGGCGATGGTGGAAACGGAGGAAATCTATTTAGAGCCGTCCGCCTTGGCGGGGGTGGCGGGGCCTGTTCGGCTGTTTCGTGATTTGGCGGGGCAAACGTACGTAGAGGCAAACGGTTTGAAAGAAAAGATGAAAAACGCCGTCCATATTGGCTGGGCGACAGGCGGAAGCATGGTGCTAAAGGATGTGATGGAGGCCTATTATCGGGAAGGCGTGCGCATCGAAACGATGACAGGGAACGGTTTTTCTGAAGGACGATAA
- a CDS encoding Major Facilitator Superfamily produces the protein MDNRRGLSLLFLVMFLVMAGFGIIIPVLPFYAEKIGATPTQLGWLMAVYSLMQFLS, from the coding sequence ATGGACAATCGCCGCGGTTTATCGCTTTTGTTCCTCGTGATGTTTTTGGTCATGGCCGGGTTTGGCATCATCATTCCCGTCCTTCCGTTTTACGCGGAAAAAATCGGCGCGACTCCAACACAACTCGGTTGGCTAATGGCCGTGTATTCGCTCATGCAATTTTTATCTTAA
- a CDS encoding Putative transposase DNA-binding domain, protein MNLGKKTNQNFVNIPLGNIKEKLEYLCEFYGIEFLKQEESYTSQASFFDGDEIPEYNADNPKEYKFSGKRIKRGLYRTKSGKLINADVNGALNILKKSKAVDLSVLCSSGEVDTPQRIRIA, encoded by the coding sequence ATGAATCTAGGAAAAAAGACAAATCAAAACTTTGTCAATATTCCTCTCGGTAACATAAAAGAAAAACTAGAATATCTTTGTGAATTTTACGGCATTGAATTCTTGAAACAGGAAGAATCCTATACGTCTCAAGCCAGCTTTTTTGACGGCGATGAGATTCCTGAATATAATGCCGACAATCCAAAAGAATATAAGTTCAGCGGCAAACGTATTAAGCGCGGCTTGTATCGAACAAAGTCTGGCAAACTAATTAATGCTGATGTCAATGGCGCATTAAACATCTTAAAGAAAAGTAAAGCTGTAGACCTGAGTGTCTTATGCTCTAGCGGCGAAGTGGACACGCCTCAAAGAATAAGGATTGCTTGA
- a CDS encoding TDP-fucosamine acetyltransferase — translation MNIVPTKQLDRAIVNQFFNDHWGSPQMVVSTGIYTCSELDGFAAVENGQRIIGLITFIIRGSECEIISLDSIMENRGIGSALLHEAEAWARQQRCTAVQLITTNDNLHALRFYQKRGYQIVNVFPNAVDKARQIKPNIPKTSPDGIPIRDELLLVKPLV, via the coding sequence TTGAACATCGTTCCAACCAAACAGTTGGACCGCGCCATCGTCAACCAATTTTTCAACGACCATTGGGGAAGTCCGCAAATGGTTGTTTCAACCGGCATCTATACCTGCAGCGAGCTGGATGGATTTGCGGCTGTTGAGAACGGTCAGCGGATCATCGGACTGATTACATTCATCATCCGTGGCAGCGAATGCGAGATCATCTCGCTAGACAGCATAATGGAAAACCGCGGCATCGGCAGCGCCCTTTTGCATGAGGCAGAGGCATGGGCGAGACAACAAAGGTGCACGGCTGTTCAACTGATCACTACCAACGACAACTTGCATGCCCTTCGTTTCTATCAAAAGCGCGGCTATCAAATTGTGAACGTCTTTCCCAACGCTGTCGACAAGGCGCGACAAATCAAGCCAAACATTCCGAAAACAAGTCCTGACGGCATTCCTATTCGAGATGAGTTGTTGCTTGTAAAACCACTGGTGTGA
- a CDS encoding High-affinity nickel-transport protein, whose protein sequence is MGTIWPVLLFGLLLGMKHATEPDHVIAVSTIASRTKKLSLSSLAGMFWGIGHTLTLLVVGMAMIAFERQIPEQIASYLEMGVGIMIVILGIASFRSTMRLDHHHQGDIHHLHVKSTLIGIVHGLAGSAGMVLLTMTTVKGTWMGLAFILIFGLGTVIGMMLFTTFLGIPFVWMKAKQQVMNQWIVKTVSLISIAYGVYYMYHIAAEI, encoded by the coding sequence ATGGGAACGATATGGCCTGTGCTCTTGTTTGGATTGTTGCTAGGAATGAAGCATGCGACGGAACCGGATCACGTCATTGCCGTTTCGACCATTGCCAGCCGGACGAAAAAACTGTCCCTTTCATCGCTGGCCGGCATGTTTTGGGGAATCGGCCATACGTTGACGCTGCTCGTTGTTGGGATGGCGATGATCGCCTTTGAGCGGCAAATTCCTGAACAGATTGCTTCTTATCTTGAAATGGGCGTCGGCATCATGATCGTTATTCTAGGAATTGCTAGTTTCCGTTCGACAATGAGGCTGGATCATCATCACCAGGGCGATATTCATCATTTGCATGTGAAATCGACATTGATCGGCATCGTCCATGGTTTGGCCGGCAGCGCCGGAATGGTGTTGTTGACGATGACGACGGTCAAAGGAACTTGGATGGGGCTTGCTTTTATTTTGATTTTTGGCCTAGGAACGGTCATCGGCATGATGCTGTTCACGACGTTTCTCGGGATTCCGTTTGTTTGGATGAAAGCGAAACAGCAAGTCATGAATCAATGGATCGTGAAAACCGTCTCCCTCATCAGCATCGCCTATGGGGTCTATTACATGTATCATATCGCCGCCGAAATTTGA
- the ureH gene encoding Urease accessory protein UreH gives MSWTGRLRCTAVVKNGRTVILDNYSEGALKLMRPVYLDPAHPTLYLVHVGGGYVDGDSYDMEIFLEPSARLMVTTQSAAKIYKTPSTPVRQYTRLSLGEQSVLEYFPDPTIAYEHARFYQETTVYITPSSTFVYGEIITPGWSESGELFRYDWIRSKLKVYQDEALVLFDHLYLDSRQHLTSMLQLGGYTHVGSFVALSPFITKEVLEQFNQFMEEMPQEVRCGFSAAAVPGFSVRILAYETSVIEAIFQRVQQFIRQQCGEKAPVCWRKY, from the coding sequence ATGAGCTGGACGGGGCGTTTGCGATGTACAGCGGTCGTGAAAAACGGCCGCACCGTCATTTTGGACAACTATAGTGAAGGGGCGCTGAAACTGATGCGTCCTGTTTACCTCGACCCGGCTCATCCGACGTTATATCTTGTCCACGTGGGCGGCGGGTATGTCGATGGGGATTCATATGATATGGAAATCTTCCTCGAGCCCAGCGCCCGGTTGATGGTGACGACCCAGTCGGCGGCGAAAATCTACAAAACTCCTTCAACGCCTGTAAGGCAGTATACACGATTGTCACTTGGGGAGCAAAGCGTACTTGAATATTTCCCCGACCCGACGATCGCCTATGAGCATGCGCGCTTTTATCAAGAAACGACGGTGTACATCACGCCAAGCTCCACGTTCGTTTATGGCGAAATCATCACACCTGGATGGTCGGAAAGCGGCGAGCTGTTCCGCTATGATTGGATTCGCTCGAAACTGAAGGTGTATCAAGACGAGGCGCTCGTTCTGTTTGACCATCTGTACTTGGACTCGCGGCAGCACTTAACGAGCATGCTGCAGCTCGGCGGCTACACGCATGTCGGATCATTCGTGGCTCTTTCTCCGTTTATCACAAAGGAAGTGTTAGAACAGTTCAACCAATTCATGGAAGAGATGCCGCAAGAGGTTCGCTGCGGTTTTTCAGCGGCGGCCGTTCCAGGCTTTTCTGTACGTATATTGGCGTATGAAACATCGGTCATCGAAGCGATATTCCAACGCGTCCAACAGTTCATTCGCCAACAATGCGGTGAGAAAGCGCCAGTCTGTTGGAGGAAATATTGA
- the ureG gene encoding Urease accessory protein UreG: protein MEPVRIGIGGPVGAGKTMLVEKLTRAMHRRFSIAVITNDIYTKEDAQFLIKHSVLPEDRIIGVETGGCPHTAIREDASMNFAAIDELKRRHPDVELILIESGGDNLAATFSPELVDFSIYVIDVAQGEKIPRKGGQGMMKSDLLVINKIDLAPYVGASLEVMERDAKAARGAKPVIFTNLKEEIGLFDVVDWIEKQVLLAGLEE, encoded by the coding sequence ATGGAACCAGTACGAATCGGCATCGGCGGCCCGGTCGGCGCCGGCAAAACGATGCTTGTCGAGAAGCTGACGCGGGCGATGCATCGCCGCTTTAGCATCGCGGTCATTACGAATGATATTTATACAAAAGAAGATGCCCAATTTTTAATCAAACATAGCGTCTTGCCGGAAGATCGGATTATCGGCGTCGAAACGGGCGGGTGCCCGCATACGGCCATTCGCGAAGACGCATCAATGAATTTTGCGGCCATTGATGAACTGAAACGGCGCCATCCAGATGTGGAACTCATTTTGATCGAGAGCGGCGGCGATAACTTGGCGGCGACCTTCAGCCCGGAGTTGGTCGATTTCTCCATTTATGTCATCGACGTCGCCCAAGGGGAGAAAATTCCGCGCAAAGGCGGGCAAGGGATGATGAAGTCGGATTTGCTCGTGATTAATAAGATTGATTTGGCTCCTTACGTCGGCGCCAGTCTGGAAGTGATGGAACGGGACGCCAAAGCAGCGCGAGGGGCGAAGCCGGTCATTTTTACAAATTTAAAAGAAGAGATTGGTCTTTTTGACGTTGTGGATTGGATCGAAAAACAGGTGCTGCTGGCAGGGCTGGAAGAATGA
- the ureF gene encoding Urease accessory protein UreF — MTDQQLLWLLQLSDSNFPSGAFSHSFGFETYMYNEQICDAKTFGDVLVAYIQTQLTYTDGLACRIAYEQLEADRMEGLRRLNDTLFALCLAKETREGTRMIGGRLWKLCRDIYGVDELDEIVQTTRSIHPAIVFAAVGRKIGAAKQTTVLTYLFASVQTMVQNAVRGIPLGQTDGQKLLVMAQPYLIHAASIIETLDEEELGAAAVGLEIAQMQHERLPVRLFMS; from the coding sequence ATGACTGACCAACAGTTGTTGTGGCTGCTGCAGCTCTCCGATTCGAATTTTCCGTCTGGAGCATTTTCCCATTCCTTTGGGTTTGAAACATACATGTACAATGAACAAATTTGCGATGCCAAAACGTTTGGCGATGTGCTTGTCGCTTATATTCAGACCCAGCTGACGTATACGGATGGATTGGCGTGCCGGATCGCCTATGAGCAGTTGGAAGCCGACCGTATGGAAGGACTGCGGCGGCTGAACGACACGCTGTTTGCTCTCTGCTTGGCGAAGGAAACGCGAGAAGGAACGAGAATGATTGGGGGGCGCTTATGGAAACTGTGCCGCGACATTTACGGAGTCGATGAATTGGATGAGATCGTGCAAACGACGCGGTCCATTCATCCGGCCATTGTGTTTGCGGCGGTTGGCCGCAAAATCGGAGCAGCCAAACAAACGACGGTGCTGACGTATTTGTTTGCTTCCGTACAAACGATGGTGCAAAACGCGGTTCGCGGCATTCCCCTCGGCCAGACGGACGGGCAAAAGCTGCTCGTCATGGCGCAGCCATATTTGATTCATGCCGCGAGCATCATCGAGACACTCGACGAAGAGGAGCTCGGGGCGGCAGCCGTCGGCTTGGAAATCGCGCAAATGCAGCATGAACGTCTTCCTGTTCGATTGTTTATGTCGTAA